Genomic DNA from Porites lutea chromosome 4, jaPorLute2.1, whole genome shotgun sequence:
GAATTAATCGAAATGTTTTATAAAAATGACTTGACAATGACTCTTAAATTAAATAGGATCATTGGTTTACCAAACAACTCCTTGATaattctgaaatttttaaacagtcgttaaatctttcccttacgcatttaagggctcaaagtGCCTGTTATGAATAATTAAAAGAAGGGGATTTGAGCCCcgtaatgcttaaggaaatagTTCACGACagttgaaaatttcgaaatttacaATGATTTGTATCGAAAACCATTCAAGcatgactgggtggcaaaagttgtttttctcatgcaaatccttctaattttcggcggccgttgcaatcgctacttttgagatatacgcctgaaaatttacaggttatcTAAGTTTAATATACACTTTCAGTTCCTGCTAACAAAATGTTActaaagcgaactgttttcgtgtttaccgaaagttgatcacgtgatcaactaatgcaaaaagCCTATTCCATAGACGCgtcactgcccagatctgggcagtgcttctgattggatgagaCTGGATCTGGGTAgagacgcgtcatcagtatggaatttctgcggtcgtttctcagacgtcatctcgcgggaaaaccagtggtggcgtagCGAAATGATGTTTTGGGGGTCTTCAGCAACCTCACAAATAGGTTCATTTATCAGGGTTTGACTGAGcaaattgaaaacatttttttccacaCCAGGCAAAGAAGACACACATACAAACATTTATCAGATGTTTACTAACAGAGCATTTTCGGTGATAATTTGGGACAATCAATGAATTTGTCAGCAAAACGCGATTTACCGGGGCCAAGCCCAAGGAAACAAGTGAGCGAATAAGTGACGATTGGTTTTGGATTAAGCTACAAGGTGCGGTTCAGACACTgatcttttcatgagccgaacctgcttcgaattaaggccgacccaaactATTCAGACTAGCTGAATTGATttagacgccgatcttaattccagccgaactgaattcaaaaggagaaaaatggtcattttggtcaaactgcttgcaaaatacgtTATTATAATTTAAGCATTATAGGTTaggcacatgaaaagttcagcgtctcaatcaaagccgttccaaagtcgtcAACAGTCGAAATTCCCGGCAGGGCTACGCGGGAAGAACGGCTGAACCGTTCCAATTGAaataggcgttcctaattgatcaGACGCCGAACTCttcatttatttaattcaatgtattaggttcggctcatgaaaaattcggcgtttgaaccgggcctaaccTGTAATATAGTGATTTGGATGAAATTGGTCTAaacagaacaaacaaacaactaaAACAAACCAGGAAAAACGGCCGTTATTAGTAAAGTGGTTACGGTAAAAATCTTTTAGTTATATGCTTTGAGAGCCTCAAAAATCTTTAGCTGGTCATCCAGTGACATACATgtaagaaaaggaagaaaagaaactgAGTACTTGACACGATAAGTGATCGCGCGAAACATTACAATTTACAAGGGATAACTGGTcattgaacaaaaaaaagaaatacagagGTAAGAGATTGAAGGTCACTGAACGCGAACAAATGAAGCTCAGGGTTAGCCTCAATGTTGTTTTGGTGTTTGGATTTGCCCGTGAGCAGTCCCACACTAGCAGTCACTGTGGAATGGTTTTCTCTTTCGTTACGCATGACTCGGAGCGTGTTGAACGATACCAGCTCCCCGTAGGCGAAGAGGTTGGCTCCCCGGGGAGGCTGTTCAACCTTCCTATGTTCTCCTGATTAATTCGTGTTTGCATCTGTTTGAGCAGGAGAAGATTGCCACCGTATTACGGTTATACTGTATGAAATGCGATGCGAAACAGGTGCGAAGGCGAATTAACACCACGAGTGATCGATGACATCAATGGCGAGCATGTCTGCGATTAGGCGTCTTCTTCCATTGAATCGTCTTCATCTTCGCTTGACGTGACGTCTGGATGGCCAGCTTCAGATTCACATTTTGGACAAGTGCAGGTAAACAGGTAATTttctctacaaaaaaaaaataataacgcaGCGTAAACCCTCGCTTCCAGAGGCCGCATGCGATATGCTCAATCTGAAATATCCTGAAGAGCAGCGTAGTGTAAGCATTGTAATAAAGAAACGAGCCAATCAAATCATTCACAGACAAATGAAAATGTTTCAAGGAGGTGAGGTTACGaaatttaacaaattcaaacaGTAAGAAacgccaccaaattgagtgaaacacaaaaataaccaTTCAAAACGTTGAAAGAAGGTATTAATGTGAAACCAATTACAAAAGGAGGCACCGATGGACAACTGaacttgaagaaaattgaaacagttttaaagttcatttctgttgtttgtaacgtttgacaTAATGCTTGACACGAAGCTGAGACTTTTCAATATTTTgccattcacaagtaatttccCAAGTTCTATAGCGAATGAGAACGCGTAGTATGAGTTGCATACGCAGAGAAAAACGTTAGAACCACCGTGTACAACACAATAAGCAGCACCGCAGGGAAGTACAACTCAATAGCTTTGAATTATTTGAATGTTTGCAACGCAGGCTTTCATCCACAGCGTCAGTTATATTAGGGAGCTCAAGCaacgacagcaacgagaacagcaataaaccaataggtttagattggcaaaataacaactttgcacgtgcatctcgctttttttgtacacctcttagccgtcgttgcacgactacaacgtgaaaacgCCTAacttcacgttttgtcgaggacgggaacacaaaacaacaactttcttttcttttcctgaactttgatacagtcttttagaattcaacttcaaaaacattcgccaacatttgacgaagtaaacgagatggaataagcgcgataaagtttgaggccgcgcgacttcactttttaagtgacgttttcgtagccgtcgccgtcgttgttgctttagggaccttacgatccgacaacagcgacgtccatgaaaacctcgctgaaaaatagactctgcatcctttcaaaccatttcgtGAGTATACAAAGTCGCCCaggttacttaaaagaagggaatttatgttggaGCTGAGGAGAGGGGGCCGCActcgagttcagacagagatggtagaattaatcgcctcgcCTGTCCCGGCctcaaaaaacttaaaatttggtcatttcacgtcgtagtcgtgcagagacggcaaagaaatgtacagaaaagcgtgatgcacgtgcagaattgttgttttgctaactaaacctattgctttttaaCGTTGCCGTTGCcctcgccgtcgtagtttcgtaaggtccatTTTAGCTCTTTATTAACGCTTGTTAAAGTTAAAGCATTTACATTTTAGCACACGACAATTGCAACTCGTATGCCAAAAGTGCCATTTTAAGTTCATTGTACATCATATCCATTATTCATCGCAATATGATAGACGTAAGTTGTACAACCGGTATAGATACCTGAGTAATCGTTGTCTTGAATGACGACTTCTGTCTCTGTCACACTCTCCAAGGTAACAAATCACAATTTCCTGCGAATTAATAGAATACAAATTCAGGGATGaagaattcatttcttttgttttattcccttaattcagcctcggagccaagtatggATTTTAATAATTCGAAACGGGTCTTTTTAgagctttccacaagttgctcgagaGTTCCCAAAAAGTTTCCCGTAGTTCCTCAAAACGTTGgtcaaaagttgctttttgcaACGGAAGTTGCCCAAACGTTGctcgaaaaacaaaactttcctttgtctgatgctaaaatatgcaaattgtaaaacaaaagtaagatttctaagCATTTTTGTGCAGTTTTCCGGCGTAACCATCGTTGTtaaataactttgtcctcaattaaaaccaaaaaatgtaatgagccaataaaattgttcAATGATCTTCACCCGAGACACTCAAGTCAGTTGGGTGTGAATCTTCGTCCaccattttgatttttctctaaaaaccgCTGACGAGCAGCCCAGGTACTTTTATCTTGCGCCCATGATCTgccctcggggggggggggggggggggtgtttgctccttttttacaggaaattcatagattgtctactaaaacattgtgaaatatggaagaaaggccaatttaagcactaaaagCTGCTCCGAAATCTCAGAATTAGAAGATAACTAGAGAAATCgctcagaatgcaaaaagttaCTCGAAATGGAAAAAGTTGCTGGAAATACGAGAAGATGCCAAAAAGTTGCAACTTGTGGGAAGCCCTAGGtcgttggggggggggggggggggggaaggggagtCAAAACAAGGCGTATTATGGAAAATGCGCAAGTTACGAATATTGTTTTAATACCACTGGACTTTGCATCACTTTTTAAGAGCGGTTTTCAGTAAAGTCTTTATAGTGGTCCAATGAAATGATTAGTTTGCCTTAACTTTGAACATTCTTGGTGACTGGTTAAAAATAATGTTGCACCACTCATTAGCGAATCAGAAgtatggcggtctcaaagtgccatTGGTTCTTAGCATCAACTCATAGACGAATCACCCTGAAACACATAGACAAACAGACAAAGTAACAAAGCAACAAAGATACACACGCTCAGAACACTGACATATCAGCTTTTTTTTCAAGATCGCACAATAATTAATCTCAATAGTCAATTATATCCCTAACTAGCAAATAAGTTGTTCATCAAGCATGTGAAGTATAAAATCCACTAGTTGTACCATAAATTATACCAGCCCAACGTCAGCCATGTAGCTAAGTGATCAAGTCTGACGTGAAGTGTTATTACCTCTCCTGGTTGAATGCTGTGAAGTGCCTTTAGAACCAGTGTTGAGTTGTTGAATGGAAATGTAACCTCTGCATTTGGTTCACAACTGTGGTTACCTAAAACATATAAGTGTAAATTAGGCCAAGTTATAATGAAACCATCTGAAAGCAATGGTCACTCTCCACAATATGGATCACAGCCATATCACATGAGAATtagcagccatggacagctgtttcccCCTTATTTGGGCTCATCATTTAATTGACTACAATCAGTCCCTCATTTTCCTCGAGGATAATATAGCGAATGAAATATGCAAGTGCGCATGAAAATCGCCACCCGCGAGGAAGGTGACACACAGAAGGGACTCCTTCTTCCTTCCTCTGCATCTCGTTTCTCTTGTGCATGGTGATTTAATGTGCGCTTCTATAATTTGCTTGCTCAACtatttctaaagaaaatgttGCACTACTCGTAGCCTTTTGCCCTGGCAGTGAAGGGCAAATGGGATGTCCAATGAGATATTTCATAGTAATAAGCCCAGCTGAGGTTGAGTGTAAAACAGTTGTCCATGGTTGCCATTGCCCAGGTGATATAGCTTTGCACAAGTGCAAGGCGCTGGCCATAATACATGTAGCACAGAGATGTGTAGTACTACCATCGTTTATAAAACCTCAAGTCCTATTAGGCTACACCCAAATTCCCAAAAGTCCAGCAGTCCAGGGTGTAAccctaaaaaaatcacaaacatcagttttaaaaaaattgcagaCATTTTATGCATCCAGGTCTCTTCAATCACCAAGCATTAAGGTTGCATTCTCTAAGCAGACTGTAAGTTATTGCAAAATTTCCTACCCTTAAAATGTCCCtgacaaaaaatttcaaacctcCAAATTTCTGTAGTCACTTTGTAAACCCTGTTGAACTTACAAGAACTTTGAAGAGCATATAATCCAGAGCCTTCACAGTTTAGAAACTGGCCGGAAACTGtacaaaaaaagacacaaacaaacaaaggtaaCGAAGTCAAGGATTATTGAAAATTtagaaaggaaattaacgcttacTAACGCTACTAAAGTTTTAACTTTACCAGCCAACTTAAAACCCACGAAAACTATTATTATATGAATTCTTCAAGTACCTTTATCCATTTCCTCGTAAAGTTGATCAATATATATGTCTAGAGCTTGTCGTTCATCCTCAGATATATCAGAAAGGTTTTCAAGGTTACTGACATAGATGTTCAATGAGCTGCAATCCAAATTGTTTTTATCAAGATAAGTAAGACATAAAAACATGTGCCAAAAAAACATGCTCTAATACAATGCCAAACATTTCAAGTTTGAGAGCTACTACCACAAACTCTCAAGCCAAAGGTTTAAGATGTTGATATGTTTTTTGATCAGAGCATTCTGTTAATCATTTAGTAATGACTTCATTTTCAGGAATATTTTCTTGTACAGAAACAACACACTTGCTTTAGAACTAATATATTATTATTGGATTTTTATAACTGCAGATTTTCTTAACCTTTAATAATACTTGGATAAATATTGTTTGAGCCCAAACAAATCAGGCCAGGTGTTTCAAGCTGCAAACCACTTGCCTACTATGCATGTGAACACTTGTCTGATGCCTTTTGTACTTTGAATGTTTTCCAGCTAAACCTGTCATCAGAGTAGTATAGGGAACAGTTTTTTCAgttcctttgtttttcaaacACAGTAATAACACAGTACTGGAAACGATTGTGACCGTGAAATCCTAGGGTTTGATTACTGGGTGGTTTAAGACTTGATAAAATACATGCTAGAagctgaaaatttgaaaaaattgcttcaagttttcaagtttttctgtAGACATGTTATTTTTCCCTAACGTTTTGGTCTCTTTTGGTAAGAAGGATTTGGAGCTAAAAAATCTACCCTGTTTAATCATAATTACTTAAACACAatcattaaatattaattttgtttgtagtTTTTTCATGTACTGATGATGATTTTGTTGGAACATATctgttgattttctttttcagtcaaTTACATCTCTAGCACATATTTGTGTTTCACCTAATAATCATGCTTACCTTGTTCCAATACCTTGTCCATTAGTCCCAATAAGTGCCATCAGAGACTGAAAGCCCTCTGGTTTAAACCACTATAAAATTGATATTCAAAATAAATGTCCCTTAACAGAGGTTGCAAATGGACAGAACCAAGTTTCTGTATTTGCAGAAGATGTAGCAAAAAGGATTATATGAATTTTGTATCATCTGGTGGAAgggtattttttttcacagacAGGTGTTCATTTAGAAAGGAGGTGTATATgagttgttattttatttttgaagtaGGCTGAGAAATAGTTAAGGTTAGCTATGGATTTGACAATTTCTTGCACAATCTATACATCCTGTTTCAATCAGAGTAGGTGCAGAGGCTCACAATCCCAAGATCCAGGCAAACTCCTGAACCATGGGCTATTTCAATCACTGATGACAAAAAACATCTCATGAAAAACGCTTGGTGATGTTTAGCCAGTGAGTGATCAAGAAATGAAATCTAGTAAGGTCAAATTACTTGGTGTTAAAGGATGATTAAGCCTTACTGCTCCCACAAAGCTCTAGTTATCAAGAAAATTTGTTCTTTGACTGTATTAAATTAGCTAGAAAATGGATgtcattttgtacattttaaGTTATTGCTCACTTGTGCAAATGAAAATTGAGGGCAGGAATCGCCACTCATCTCTTCCATTAACACTAATCAAGAAAACAGAGTTCTTcaagtactgtttaaaaaaacaagcaGGGGTGTATTATCTGGTATTATCTGATATACAGTAGATCAACTCACTCTTATACTAacatttagatttggggttattttggtctaaaacaATTGGACATAAAGTTTAGCTAGGTCTTGATCAGATAtaactgaaaactgaaaactttatttatactcgagGGTCTGGAGCTTATTAGGCTCCTAGCTTAAATAGCTAATGAGtcgaggttaaaaacaaaacaaagaagaaattaaCTTGAATTAAACTATTTACATCATGATGCGATATTATTTACAGATAGTGATTCTAAAAGGTACAATATTAACAATAGTCTAACAGTTACATAAAGAGCAGTTACATGCGTCAAAGGTGATCTAAAATTGCTGTATCAtaaagacactcgttaaacattactttcttttggttttttctttatgaattattaactagtttttttaaattaaatttcataCCTGCTCCAACTTCTCATCAAAGAGAGCGTTAGATAAAAGCATTCTCAGGATGTCTAACTGTTCCTAACAGCAACAAAGACAGAAAAACATGTTAAGggaaattttaacaaaataacACAGGTAATAATCAAGTGTAGTGAATTCATGACAAATTTGATACTTAATGAGGACGACAAGTCTCTTTTACTGTTTACAGAATATTCTAAAGGAAAACTTCTGAAATGACAGGGCAGGTATCAACTACTGTAACTAACAAACACCAAGTAACATTGGTTAATATTTCTTGTTGTAGATACATGTCTCAAACATAGCACTGACCTTGAACTTATCTCCTAATAACTTATGTACAATCTGTTGTCCTTTGTTGACTACAGAATGGCAAAAAGATTCAAATATGCTCTTCATCTTGTCAGGATCTGGTGCCTACAAGCACGTAACAGATTCTTGCAAGTTGCACAATAGAACCATGATATCTGGGTGCTACTTTTACCATTTTCCACAGACTAACCGCTacctggttagctcagtcgtgggttcaaaccccggccggaccaggGTCTaaggtctttaaataactaagaagaaagtgctgtctttgtaatgacatctgcaaatcgttagactttctagtcttctcggataaggatgaaaaaccgtaggtcccttctcacagcactttcactgatctgttcttgtgggacgtagaACGAACCCGCACcactgtttgaaaagagtaggggacgtagaccccggtggtatagccaacctttacgggttgtgggattgggtagggatggcaccttgcatgggaACTATGAGTCTTGTTCGTGcctattccctctgggcagtcctgtgtccagaaaagcttgtaaaataaaataaaaataaaaacaacaacaacaacaaaaaaaaacaattgtccaGCAACACCAGCTAACATTAGCGTACTTACTACAACGTATCTGTGGCAGCAGAGTTTGGTAATCAGCTAAATGTGCTCCAATACTCACAATGCACACAAACCTTACCTATGTTcttcaaaaggaaaacaaacccAAAAGTACTCATATCCTTGGTTCTTCAAAATCTTGTATTGGGATTAGAGGACTCTAAATAATCAAGGTGCAGATAAAGTTTGACTGTATGGGGACAGCAGAATAAAATGTTTGGAGTCAGATTAGGCTGGGTAGACTTGGTGAAACTTACCTGCAAAACCTTTGCAATCATCTGCGCAATGAGCATCAAACTTGCTGTTTCTGGGGGATAGTGCATCTTCCTGATTAATCATccattaacaaaataatgtcaaaaCAGCTTCAGCCAAATGATTAAAAGAGTAAGCTATCCTTTTTTATATTAAATAATGTACCAGTGAATAACAAACTGCCATCATTTTGGGTCAAATTCACCAACTGTATGAAGCAGAACTCCAGTCAAGTGCCCAGACGATGGGTGGTGTTAAAATTGACTGGTACCGCACATAACAGTAGCCAATCAAACCCCTGTGGCCTTGTACACATTTGCTGGGATTTCTTTTATGATAAGTTGGCAACTCAAACAACAGCTTAGTTGGAGATAGCATACCACTATTGAAGACCATATTAGAGATTACCACTCAGAGAGTATACGTTCTTCACATTAAGATTTCTGACCCTTCTCACAATCATTTTACACCAACTAACAAAATCCTTTAAAATTAGAAAACACCAAAGACaatgaaaaagttaaaaaaagttgtaTTAACTTTGTGAATGTTCTTAACAGGAAAATAACCTCCATGCTTCTTGCAGCTGTTCAAGTGGATGACTAGGATCCCCTTGATTTTCTCCTAAGCAAAGCATTCTATGATACTGTTCCCAAGCAGTCTGTCGACATTCTTCACTGCAATACGTCACCTAAAGATTGCAATGCAAAAGTCGGCTTATTATTTGGAGTAAAAGAAGTCAAAACAGAGATTTAGAATATGTTCAATACATAACAATACAAAATGAGCAGACAAAAACTATAAGATGACATTAATGTCAACTTGAGGTTGAAATTCCAAATACACTGTATAAAAGCCACCTTATAATAAGCACCCCCATCGCTGTccgtttataataataatttgtgtATGTCCGGTAATGAcctaatttaaaaagaagaacCCTCAACTTAATGTGATTAGTTATGTCAATGAGGGAGACACTCCCTAATTGAGTCTTTGGGTGTTCTGTGATTTTGTGGGCAGTCTGTGCAAAGTGTTCCTAAGCCTGAGAAATCAACAAAACAGGCTCTCAGTTCGAAATCTGCACCATCTTGAAATGTCACAATAGCATCTTGAAGTCTCAATACCATCATGTCCAGAATGTTCCACAATGTTCCTTGTGGTTTTATttatcagtcaattccagctgcacccAGCCCCCTTCCCCCtgggctactgcggggcatttgccacccttgtcagtcccggggggtAAGGCATTAGCAAATTGGGTGCTGCCCAGGGGTCGGGCATTACCAGCCTGGGACCACCCCTGAACTTTGGACACGCATGTGATTTCCTATctgaatataactacacagaggtTTTTATTGGAAAGACAAgtagattggctcatctgtcaaggatgGGAAAAAATTGTAGAGGGTTAAAAAGGCAGgttcttgattttatgcatgcatttcttcattgcttatcaggCCAGAATTATATAGTGATAAAATGTGAATCAACATTTTTTGCTTAtttaatcaaatttctgtttatATCATTGAACAGATAACTTAACAGCACACTATTAATtctaatgtcaataattttataacagtactaaaaccataaactggtgttGTCGCTGCGTGAAGTGTTAATTAGAATAGCACTATTACAATGGCAGACATtaataattgaaacaaaaaatcgcacattaaaatgcttaaaatggcactactTGACTGTGCAGTCAAtcaaaaatgttgcagtgttgatgGAGGACAGTACATTTGCCCTCATTTCTTGTACCCAGCCCAGGGGATTTGCCTGCTCATGAGTCCCTGctcctgagaaaaaaaaaaggccaatgCCCGAGGACTGGGTTCAGTTGGAGTTGAATGATGCATTATCGCAAGGCCAAatccttttctttcttaaatatTTCATAGATTAATCTCTTTCTTTTCTAAATATTTCGCAGATCAAAGCCTGATCagaaaagcaatgactatatTTATGCAATCCCAGCTAGGTGCGTAATTCCCTAGGGCGACGCACTACAATTTTCGATTACTAGTACATGTAGTGTTTACCACCACGTGCATCGGTTGATTTCCGAACACTGGCCGGATCGTAAGTGGCCAAATTAGCCAAAATATAGACATTATTATAAAGTAGTACAATTAAAACTGCAACTAATAAGTAGAAGAAATACCTGGCAGCGGTGGCAGTTGACTACTTTCTGTCCTGAGCGCACGATTTCACAGCACTTGGCTGCATGTGGCAATTCCAAGGTCGCATTTCCTGTTAGCCTACGCGCCATTTGCTCAGCTGTTTCAAGAGATTTCATGCAAAAGCCACAAGCCGTGTATTTGTACATAGCATTCCACAAAAACTGACAGCAAACCAATGGCTTTTCCTCAAAAACAATTTCTCCTTCTTTGAAATTTGTATTAGCAAAAAggccttttcctttttctggggATACTTGCTTTATGGAGATTCGAGACGAGTCATTtgcggcggccatgttggattAGACGAGAAATGATTCCGCGAGTAAATAATTATCAGCGGTCTTTTGGCGAGCGGCTACCAAGTTTTGGCGCGAAAAAGAGCGGACAGTTCGCCCTCTAGTCTCCCTCCCAGGGTTCCCTCGCAGcagtttttagtatcgtcacgcaacgttgtggggaggagcgttgtgtAGGCTCTATTaacagccgctgttcgggaaaatgagcccgcactcatcccccTCTCTCTTCGGAGAGGATCAACTTCATAGATGAAAGACTGGACctgggagacggcggaaatcgagcctaagcgttgcgtgacgatactgaAAACGACCCCAGGGCCAAAAGGGCGCaagagataataataacaattttattgtaaaaggcaaattaaaatgaaatttacacaaaTCAGATATAAAGTGAAAATGCTGCTAACAAAACTGAACAcgcttattttaaaatttgtcgtCCTCATTTTTGCTTTACAATATTTACAGTAT
This window encodes:
- the LOC140934752 gene encoding protein-lysine N-trimethyltransferase SMYD5-like; its protein translation is MAAANDSSRISIKQVSPEKGKGLFANTNFKEGEIVFEEKPLVCCQFLWNAMYKYTACGFCMKSLETAEQMARRLTGNATLELPHAAKCCEIVRSGQKVVNCHRCQVTYCSEECRQTAWEQYHRMLCLGENQGDPSHPLEQLQEAWRKMHYPPETASLMLIAQMIAKVLQAPDPDKMKSIFESFCHSVVNKGQQIVHKLLGDKFKEQLDILRMLLSNALFDEKLEQWFKPEGFQSLMALIGTNGQGIGTSSLNIYVSNLENLSDISEDERQALDIYIDQLYEEMDKVSGQFLNCEGSGLYALQSSCNHSCEPNAEVTFPFNNSTLVLKALHSIQPGEEIVICYLGECDRDRSRHSRQRLLRENYLFTCTCPKCESEAGHPDVTSSEDEDDSMEEDA